The genomic DNA AGCCATTCACCCCCGAAAGTTTCGTTGCGTCAGTTTCGGCTTTCACCGATCGAACTGCGTAAGTAACTCCCTTACCAGTACAACTACCGAGAGGAACTCATGGCACTTCGCGTTTATAATACCTTTTCCGGCAGCAAGGAGGAGTTTGTTCCCCTAACCCCGGGGAAGGTCAAAATGTATGTCTGCGGCGTGACGGTCTATGACCATTGCCACATCGGTCATGCCCGTGCAAACGTCGTGTTTGATGTGGTCTACCGGTACCTGCGCCACCTCGGTTTCGAGGTAACGTACGTCCGCAACTATACCGATATCGACGACAAGATCATCAATCGGGCCAACAAGGAAGGTGTGCCTTACAATGCCGTCTCCGAACGGTTTATCGCAGAATTCGACCGGGATATGGCGCAGCTTGGACTTGCTCTTCCGACGCACCAGCCGAAGGCTACGGAGCATGTAGAGGAAATCATCGCGCTTGTGCAGAGGCTGGTCGAAAAGGGGGTTGCCTATCAGGCTGGAGGGGATGTCTACTTCTGCGTGGAAAAGTTCGACTCCTATCTCAAACTGTCGAAACGGAACCTGGAGGAGATGCAGGCAGGCGCGCGGATCGAAGTAGATGAACGGAAACAGCACCCAATGGATTTTGCGCTATGGAAAGAGGCCAAGCCCGGCGAGCCCTTCTGGGAGTCCCCGTGGGGGAAGGGAAGGCCCGGCTGGCACATCGAGTGTTCGGCGATGAGCATGAAATTTCTAGGAGAAACATTCGATATACATGGCGGAGGGAAAGACCTCATCTTCCCTCATCATGAGAACGAGATCGCCCAGTCTGAAGCGGCTACAGGCCGCAGATTCGTGAAGTACTGGCTTCATAACGGGTTCGTAAATATCAACGCCGAGAAGATGAGCAAGTCCCTGGGCAATTTTTTCACGATAAAGGAAGTGCTCGACCGGTACGATTCCGAAGTCCTCCGCTTCTTTCTCCTGTCAGCCCACTATCGTTCTCCCCTCGATTTTTCGGATCAGAATCTCACCGAAGCGGAGACGGGGCTTGAGCGTATATATAAAGCGCTGACGGGAATAGAGGAGTACCTTTCTGTTGAGGAGGCCGGGCGAGCGGATGGAGCCTCGGCGTCTGTCGGCCTGCAGGAGTTGGCCGAGAAGGTGGATGCCCTTCCCGAGAGGTTCAGCGAGGCGATGGATGACGATTTCAATACTGCGCAGGCTTTTGGGCACATTTTCGATCTTGTGCGTGCTGTAAATAAAGTTCTGGTGGAAAAAGATAGCGGTGATGCTGCTGCGGCTCCTGTCTTGATAAAGGCAAGGGAGAGCATACGAGAGGCGGGTAATGTCCTGGGGGTCTTTATTTCAGAGCCCGCCGCCTATCTGGAACGAATCAGGCAGAGAAAGGCTGCGGCTCTTGAAATTGCTCCTGAGGA from Geobacter sp. DSM 9736 includes the following:
- the cysS gene encoding cysteine--tRNA ligase, with amino-acid sequence MALRVYNTFSGSKEEFVPLTPGKVKMYVCGVTVYDHCHIGHARANVVFDVVYRYLRHLGFEVTYVRNYTDIDDKIINRANKEGVPYNAVSERFIAEFDRDMAQLGLALPTHQPKATEHVEEIIALVQRLVEKGVAYQAGGDVYFCVEKFDSYLKLSKRNLEEMQAGARIEVDERKQHPMDFALWKEAKPGEPFWESPWGKGRPGWHIECSAMSMKFLGETFDIHGGGKDLIFPHHENEIAQSEAATGRRFVKYWLHNGFVNINAEKMSKSLGNFFTIKEVLDRYDSEVLRFFLLSAHYRSPLDFSDQNLTEAETGLERIYKALTGIEEYLSVEEAGRADGASASVGLQELAEKVDALPERFSEAMDDDFNTAQAFGHIFDLVRAVNKVLVEKDSGDAAAAPVLIKARESIREAGNVLGVFISEPAAYLERIRQRKAAALEIAPEEIERLIEERSAARKNRDFKRGDEIRDLLLARNIVLLDGPQGTTWKVK